From Virgibacillus ihumii, the proteins below share one genomic window:
- a CDS encoding DUF4260 domain-containing protein encodes MNKIFLHVEGLVVLALSTYFYFYLQFGWLMFAILLLAPDLSVLGYLKNNKVGSVLYNLFHTYSIPVVIIIYSVLVHNHISLMIGLIWIAHIGLDRMLGYGLKYPTKFQDTHMDRI; translated from the coding sequence TTGAATAAAATTTTCTTGCACGTTGAGGGACTGGTAGTTCTGGCATTAAGCACTTATTTTTACTTCTATTTGCAATTTGGTTGGCTTATGTTTGCCATTTTATTGCTCGCACCAGATTTATCAGTACTTGGATACTTAAAAAATAACAAGGTTGGTTCGGTATTGTATAACCTTTTTCATACTTATAGTATTCCGGTAGTAATAATAATTTATAGTGTGTTGGTACATAACCATATTTCTTTAATGATTGGCTTAATATGGATTGCTCATATCGGGTTGGATAGGATGCTTGGTTATGGATTGAAATATCCGACAAAGTTTCAAGATACCCATATGGATCGTATCTGA
- the map gene encoding type I methionyl aminopeptidase, with amino-acid sequence MVAKTKKDFDGLKAIGKICGEIRDELAHSAKSGISTKELDEIAREMFEKAGAQSAPKGEYDFPGYTCISINKEVAHGIPKRKRIIQEGDIVNIDVSGSKNGYFADTGISFVVGKGETTLQKICDVSKEAFDIGLKKAKPGSKKNALGKAVHNVAKRYGLTVIKNLTGHGVGRSIHEEPKHIFNYYTRWDDEILKDGMVIAFEPFISTSEEEVFQSEDGWTFLTNESFVAQYEHTIILTNEGPIITTV; translated from the coding sequence ATGGTTGCGAAAACTAAAAAGGATTTTGATGGGTTAAAAGCAATTGGTAAAATTTGTGGAGAAATTCGAGATGAATTAGCCCATAGTGCGAAATCTGGAATTTCCACAAAAGAACTCGATGAAATTGCAAGAGAGATGTTTGAAAAAGCGGGGGCACAATCTGCACCAAAAGGAGAATACGATTTTCCTGGATATACGTGCATTAGCATAAATAAAGAAGTAGCTCATGGGATTCCGAAGAGAAAACGGATCATTCAAGAAGGAGACATTGTAAATATCGATGTTTCAGGTTCAAAAAATGGGTATTTCGCAGATACTGGAATTTCCTTTGTAGTAGGGAAAGGAGAGACAACTTTACAGAAAATATGTGACGTTTCTAAAGAAGCGTTCGATATTGGACTTAAGAAAGCAAAACCAGGATCGAAAAAAAATGCGTTGGGCAAAGCTGTACACAATGTAGCGAAACGGTATGGCTTAACAGTCATAAAAAATCTTACTGGACATGGCGTTGGGCGTTCGATTCATGAAGAGCCAAAACATATTTTCAATTACTACACCCGCTGGGATGACGAAATTTTAAAAGATGGTATGGTAATTGCGTTTGAACCTTTTATCTCCACATCTGAAGAGGAAGTTTTTCAATCCGAAGATGGTTGGACCTTCCTAACTAATGAAAGCTTTGTCGCTCAATACGAACATACGATTATTCTCACGAATGAAGGACCGATTATTACTACAGTGTAA
- a CDS encoding aminopeptidase, which translates to MIKGIYELVSEEQLKKYAELAVRAGVNVQKNQLVIIHSDIKNVTFARLIQTAAYEAGASNVVMDWTDEQSTKEFYLNAADDAIDRFPDWQDARFKEWDEAGAAYIHIISENLDVFKEVSTERMSRFQKASRTKLKVHNAKIRSHEIRWCLLTVPSFAWATKVFPHSSKEEALQSLWQLILCGARADGKNPIKDWENHDRAFESRKKFLNDSQFEALHFTNSLGTDLLVGMPKNHFFIGGGVIDEKGIPFFPNIPTEEIFSAPHKNEVNGKLVATKPLIYGGSVIDDFYLTFKDGRITAYYAATGQEALQSLIETDEGSHYLGEIALVSNNSPLSQADTLFYNTLFDENTACHIGIGNASPSNLQNGSNLSVKELKEAGLNTSLLLVNVTFGSEDMKVVGIKEGGTEVLLMKDGDFQF; encoded by the coding sequence ATGATTAAAGGAATATATGAGCTTGTTAGCGAAGAACAGTTGAAAAAGTATGCAGAGCTTGCTGTACGAGCTGGTGTAAATGTGCAAAAGAATCAATTAGTGATTATTCATAGTGACATAAAAAATGTAACGTTTGCACGTCTAATCCAAACGGCAGCCTATGAGGCGGGGGCTTCAAATGTGGTTATGGATTGGACAGATGAACAGTCTACCAAAGAATTTTATTTAAATGCAGCAGATGATGCCATCGATCGCTTTCCCGACTGGCAGGATGCACGCTTTAAGGAGTGGGACGAGGCGGGTGCTGCTTACATCCATATTATTTCTGAAAACTTAGATGTCTTTAAGGAGGTTTCCACAGAACGGATGAGCCGCTTCCAAAAGGCCTCCCGTACCAAATTGAAGGTTCATAATGCAAAGATTAGGTCCCACGAGATACGCTGGTGTCTTTTAACTGTCCCGTCCTTCGCATGGGCAACTAAAGTATTTCCTCACTCAAGTAAAGAAGAAGCCCTGCAATCGTTATGGCAATTAATCTTATGTGGAGCTCGGGCAGATGGAAAAAATCCTATAAAAGACTGGGAAAATCATGACAGAGCCTTCGAGTCACGGAAAAAGTTTCTAAACGATAGCCAGTTTGAAGCCCTGCATTTTACAAATAGCCTAGGAACTGATTTATTAGTCGGCATGCCTAAAAATCACTTCTTTATAGGCGGGGGTGTTATAGATGAAAAGGGAATACCGTTCTTTCCGAACATTCCCACGGAGGAAATATTTTCTGCCCCTCATAAAAATGAGGTAAATGGCAAACTGGTAGCCACTAAACCGCTTATCTATGGGGGAAGTGTTATCGATGATTTTTACCTAACCTTTAAAGATGGACGGATTACTGCCTATTATGCCGCCACTGGGCAAGAAGCGTTACAAAGTCTCATCGAAACAGACGAAGGTTCACATTATCTAGGTGAAATTGCCTTGGTCTCTAACAATTCTCCTCTTTCTCAGGCGGATACTCTCTTTTACAACACCTTGTTTGATGAAAATACGGCCTGCCATATTGGAATCGGAAACGCCTCCCCTTCCAACCTTCAAAATGGCAGCAACCTATCGGTGAAAGAGTTGAAGGAAGCAGGACTTAATACTTCCCTCCTGTTAGTCAATGTGACCTTTGGTTCCGAAGATATGAAAGTAGTGGGTATTAAAGAAGGTGGAACTGAAGTTCTACTAATGAAAGATGGTGATTTCCAATTCTAA
- a CDS encoding cation:proton antiporter, which produces MVDSLLFQVVMIGIFGISAQWLAWYFRFPAIVAMSLAGLLAGPIFGILNPKEAFGDIFQTFIAIAVGIILFEGSLNLNFKEIRGLSRPIVRIVTVGAFIAWILGSFAAHYAAGLSWAVAFVISGLFIVTGPTVILPLLRQAKLKQRPASILKWEGIIVDPLGALLAVFAFEIIHFLISDEVTATILLLFFLSAAIAVFLGWLSGFVVGWLFEKGHVPEFLRSPVVLSMVTACFMMADQIKHETGLLAVTAMGIKLANMDISPFHDMRHFKENMSVLLMSAVYVMITAGITRETLLDILNWNIIGYILLMMFLVRPLSIWLSTINTDITNQEKTLVGWIAPRGIVALTVSSYFAHVLLDAGFTDANLVIPITLGLVFSTVVAHGFSIRWVAKKLGLAINSQPGVLFIESNPFSIGMAKAMKGLNIPVLLADSSQQQLETAQKTDIETYHGEILSELHDYELDLTKYGYMVAASRVNSYNALVCKSFVQEMGRNNIFSLHNEDGEVLTEIIDKYDKRFLTKENISWGELNDHVERGFQFNTTELNQKSFAQYVEERGDQSLILFILKPSGKLEFSTHEGQVKGKKGDTVVSLDPPTLNEEALKK; this is translated from the coding sequence ATGGTTGACTCTTTATTATTTCAAGTGGTTATGATAGGGATTTTTGGAATTAGTGCACAATGGTTGGCATGGTACTTTCGTTTCCCAGCCATTGTTGCCATGTCCCTTGCTGGATTACTTGCAGGGCCTATTTTTGGCATCCTGAATCCAAAAGAAGCTTTTGGGGATATCTTTCAGACGTTTATTGCAATCGCAGTTGGTATCATTCTATTTGAGGGCAGCCTAAATCTCAATTTCAAAGAAATTCGTGGGCTCTCTCGCCCCATTGTTCGAATCGTTACAGTAGGTGCGTTTATTGCATGGATCTTAGGTTCATTTGCCGCTCATTATGCAGCCGGGCTTTCATGGGCCGTCGCTTTTGTCATTAGCGGTCTATTTATCGTTACCGGGCCAACTGTCATTTTACCACTTTTACGCCAGGCAAAATTAAAACAACGCCCCGCATCGATTTTAAAATGGGAAGGTATCATTGTTGACCCGCTTGGAGCATTACTTGCTGTCTTTGCATTTGAAATTATCCATTTTCTTATATCTGATGAGGTCACAGCAACAATACTCCTCTTATTTTTCCTTTCAGCTGCAATTGCCGTCTTTCTCGGATGGTTATCAGGATTTGTGGTTGGTTGGTTGTTTGAAAAAGGCCATGTTCCTGAATTTTTACGATCACCTGTTGTCTTGTCCATGGTTACAGCTTGCTTTATGATGGCCGATCAGATCAAGCATGAAACAGGCTTACTAGCGGTCACCGCGATGGGAATCAAACTTGCTAACATGGACATTTCACCGTTTCATGATATGCGTCATTTTAAGGAAAATATGTCCGTCCTGCTCATGTCTGCAGTCTATGTTATGATAACAGCAGGAATCACAAGAGAAACACTGCTCGATATATTAAATTGGAATATCATTGGCTATATCCTTTTAATGATGTTTCTTGTCCGCCCCCTATCGATCTGGCTATCAACAATCAATACGGATATCACAAACCAGGAGAAAACGTTGGTCGGTTGGATCGCACCCCGGGGAATCGTGGCGTTAACTGTTTCCAGCTACTTCGCCCATGTCTTATTAGATGCTGGATTTACTGATGCAAATCTCGTCATCCCGATAACACTTGGTCTCGTTTTTTCAACAGTGGTTGCACATGGTTTTTCAATTCGATGGGTAGCGAAAAAACTCGGCCTCGCTATCAATAGCCAACCCGGTGTCCTGTTTATTGAAAGCAATCCATTTAGTATCGGTATGGCAAAAGCGATGAAGGGATTGAATATCCCTGTATTGTTGGCGGATTCTTCACAACAGCAGCTAGAAACTGCTCAGAAGACAGATATCGAAACCTATCACGGTGAAATATTATCTGAACTCCATGATTATGAATTAGATCTAACAAAGTATGGATATATGGTTGCAGCATCTAGGGTGAACTCTTATAATGCCTTAGTTTGTAAATCCTTTGTGCAGGAAATGGGCCGAAATAATATCTTCAGTCTGCATAATGAAGACGGGGAAGTTCTTACGGAAATCATCGACAAATACGACAAACGCTTTTTAACAAAAGAAAATATTTCATGGGGTGAACTGAATGATCACGTCGAACGCGGCTTCCAATTCAACACAACGGAATTAAACCAAAAAAGCTTTGCCCAATATGTTGAAGAACGTGGTGATCAAAGCCTGATACTATTTATTTTAAAACCATCCGGAAAGCTTGAGTTTTCAACTCATGAAGGACAGGTCAAAGGTAAAAAAGGAGATACTGTTGTAAGTTTGGATCCACCAACTCTAAATGAAGAAGCACTAAAGAAATAG
- a CDS encoding NADPH-dependent FMN reductase encodes MTIKVKAVIGSTSSNSFNNKVVDFMKKRYANKLDIIPVFINDVENFSQDIEENPPVNAQKFKDEVKDSDAVLFAVPEFNFSIPGRLKNAIDWLSRGGDLTLKDKPGFIVGASPGVLGSVRAQQHLREILSNPALSPILLPNNEVYIGAVHEKLNESGEITDKGTIEFLDTVVDNFVDFYNNIKSTEPVKA; translated from the coding sequence ATGACAATTAAAGTTAAAGCAGTTATTGGAAGCACGAGTTCAAATTCTTTTAATAATAAAGTAGTCGATTTTATGAAAAAGCGTTATGCCAATAAATTAGATATTATCCCGGTGTTTATCAACGATGTTGAAAACTTTTCACAGGATATTGAGGAGAACCCACCCGTAAATGCTCAAAAATTTAAAGATGAAGTAAAAGATTCTGATGCAGTATTGTTTGCTGTTCCGGAATTTAACTTTTCTATTCCTGGTAGACTTAAAAATGCTATTGACTGGTTATCTCGTGGCGGCGATCTTACACTTAAAGACAAACCAGGATTCATTGTAGGCGCTTCTCCTGGTGTACTGGGAAGTGTTCGCGCACAACAGCATTTAAGAGAAATTTTATCTAACCCGGCATTGTCACCAATTCTTCTGCCAAACAACGAAGTATATATTGGAGCTGTACACGAAAAATTGAATGAATCTGGTGAAATTACCGATAAGGGTACCATAGAATTTTTAGATACCGTTGTTGACAACTTTGTTGATTTCTATAATAACATTAAATCCACAGAGCCTGTGAAAGCATAA
- a CDS encoding DoxX family protein, with protein sequence MLSTIIQIILAFMFFKAAVPKFTSNQQVEAFETYGYSQWFRNITAIVEVGTAFLLIIGIWKQQLAAIGGLLVLATMIGAIFTHIKLKDSFSNMVLSIALLVLGVIVLWQNSSALLG encoded by the coding sequence ATGTTATCGACTATTATTCAAATAATATTGGCTTTCATGTTTTTCAAAGCAGCAGTGCCAAAATTTACTTCAAATCAGCAAGTTGAAGCTTTTGAAACGTATGGATACTCACAATGGTTCCGTAATATTACAGCGATTGTGGAAGTTGGAACAGCATTCCTGCTAATCATTGGAATATGGAAACAGCAGTTAGCTGCGATCGGGGGCTTACTGGTTTTAGCAACTATGATAGGAGCCATTTTTACCCATATAAAATTGAAAGACAGTTTTTCAAATATGGTGTTATCAATTGCATTACTTGTACTAGGGGTAATTGTACTTTGGCAAAACTCAAGTGCTTTGCTTGGTTAA
- a CDS encoding MFS transporter translates to MTIKGKANLSVGWITLFLMGTDLFVVSPLLPFISEAYKVSPETTGWMVTVFAVTYAFSAPFFGWLSDKKGRRTMITFGLLLFAISNALTAFAPSFSWLIISRILAGLSVASITPLIYAIIGDIAPASRRGTWLSIVVSGHLTALWAGAPLGTVLEYFLGWRSVFVVMAIIGIILAVVNFKTWESIPESDITRKLLEGNMLGILRSVSVTTIWAISMYALYVYLGAALYAENRFSSSEIALAVTFYGVGAVLGSLTSGKLTDKFGEKKVSNASLIFLTLILVCLGIFFSSGDWVYFLLFIWALVGYAGFTSYQARLVVEYPKERGIVMAWNNTALYIGITIGSMIGGYVISIWEYALLPYVCSIAAVASFVLGTQKVKNQKKNQLYQ, encoded by the coding sequence ATGACGATAAAAGGGAAGGCAAATTTAAGTGTTGGTTGGATAACTTTGTTTCTAATGGGTACTGACTTATTTGTGGTGTCTCCGTTATTACCGTTTATTTCGGAAGCATATAAGGTTAGTCCAGAGACGACTGGATGGATGGTAACTGTTTTTGCGGTTACATATGCTTTTTCGGCTCCATTCTTTGGTTGGCTTTCAGATAAAAAGGGACGGAGAACAATGATTACGTTTGGTTTATTATTGTTCGCTATTTCTAACGCTCTAACTGCTTTTGCCCCTTCATTTTCATGGCTAATTATTAGCCGTATTTTAGCTGGTTTGTCCGTTGCTTCAATTACTCCGTTGATATACGCAATCATTGGAGATATTGCGCCGGCAAGTCGAAGAGGAACATGGCTTTCAATTGTTGTGTCAGGACATTTAACCGCTCTTTGGGCAGGAGCTCCACTCGGTACGGTATTAGAGTATTTTCTCGGTTGGCGTTCAGTATTTGTTGTAATGGCTATCATAGGAATCATATTGGCGGTCGTGAATTTCAAAACGTGGGAATCTATTCCTGAAAGTGATATAACAAGAAAGCTATTAGAAGGAAATATGCTAGGAATACTTCGTTCCGTAAGTGTTACCACTATTTGGGCGATTTCAATGTATGCCCTTTATGTGTATTTAGGCGCAGCTCTATACGCTGAAAATAGATTCTCATCATCAGAAATTGCATTAGCTGTTACTTTTTATGGTGTCGGGGCTGTTTTAGGAAGTCTTACAAGTGGAAAATTAACAGATAAGTTCGGAGAAAAGAAGGTTTCGAACGCTTCTCTAATTTTTTTAACTTTAATACTTGTTTGTTTAGGAATATTTTTTTCATCTGGTGATTGGGTTTATTTTCTTCTGTTTATATGGGCTTTGGTTGGGTATGCAGGATTTACATCATACCAAGCACGATTAGTAGTGGAATATCCAAAAGAGCGGGGAATTGTTATGGCATGGAATAATACGGCTCTATATATTGGTATTACCATTGGCTCAATGATTGGGGGTTATGTCATATCTATTTGGGAATACGCTTTGCTCCCATATGTTTGTAGCATTGCAGCAGTTGCTAGCTTTGTGCTTGGTACTCAAAAGGTGAAGAATCAAAAAAAGAATCAGCTTTATCAGTAA
- a CDS encoding CPBP family intramembrane glutamic endopeptidase has translation MSSYFPRTGKLIGVISMFVILLSSLWLIWIGETNIRYSGDHKGTMPFWNKWIPLIVGILLIRFLPFQRNKYNPLQHFGPRRIIIQTVVLFLCGALFTVCLLIVNFQGMAFQLWFMISKITLLLFTPLMLFLFDRSNPKQQRSKPIKSTVSNKWYWLIPFIVMIIWVYLNFFSVFSTPFVSLGITDPTMLIVTLLVSFLINSLLEELFYRVWLQTRLELILGTWPAILLTSLLWASWHITVHGSGQWNVDMATVITNHGIVGLFLGYLWARYRSVWVIIIVHGLINAHPQQLLEILFN, from the coding sequence ATGAGTAGTTATTTTCCCAGAACGGGGAAGCTAATTGGCGTTATAAGTATGTTTGTCATTTTACTATCATCGCTTTGGCTAATATGGATTGGGGAAACAAATATACGTTATAGTGGCGATCATAAGGGAACAATGCCCTTTTGGAATAAGTGGATACCTTTAATTGTCGGTATACTTCTCATTCGATTCTTACCGTTTCAACGTAATAAATACAATCCCCTTCAACATTTTGGTCCAAGGAGAATCATAATCCAAACCGTTGTCTTATTTTTGTGTGGAGCTCTTTTCACGGTTTGTCTTCTTATTGTGAACTTTCAAGGTATGGCGTTCCAATTGTGGTTTATGATATCTAAAATAACTTTATTATTGTTCACTCCACTAATGCTTTTTTTGTTTGATCGAAGTAACCCCAAACAACAGCGATCAAAACCTATAAAATCAACAGTGAGTAATAAATGGTATTGGCTTATACCGTTTATTGTCATGATAATATGGGTTTACCTCAACTTCTTTTCTGTATTTTCTACACCCTTTGTTTCATTGGGTATAACTGATCCAACGATGTTAATCGTCACTTTACTCGTAAGTTTTCTTATTAATAGTCTACTAGAAGAGCTTTTTTATAGAGTTTGGTTGCAAACACGTCTGGAATTAATACTAGGTACTTGGCCGGCAATTCTTCTTACATCGCTCTTGTGGGCGAGCTGGCATATTACGGTACATGGATCTGGTCAATGGAATGTTGATATGGCGACGGTTATTACAAACCATGGAATCGTAGGACTATTTTTGGGGTATTTGTGGGCACGTTATCGCAGTGTGTGGGTGATTATTATTGTTCATGGATTAATAAATGCACATCCACAGCAACTACTTGAGATTTTATTCAATTAA
- a CDS encoding GNAT family N-acetyltransferase, with protein sequence MTTIKSFPELSEVVDFIEKMNSLQKNHIGYCGKKADEIRSTLEEDFTDVPARDAFVVAMENNKVVGVCGFDADLERRSAEIWGPFVDHDDAFQVSNSLWIALMKKIPNVIQTVSLFPDNHNKMVLDLGAALEFRSVSDQAILICTNQSLKKMSDDTVIKLSEAHYSSLVKLHDQIFPDTYLSGKEMLEGLNEENTVFGMVNNGSLIGYIYAEADPKFGEGSIEFFGVDRLAQGKGIGLALLAKGLQWLFSFPSIEETTLCVRSDNSKAIHLYKKVGFQVEHELTLLEKKIDGSA encoded by the coding sequence TTGACTACTATTAAATCTTTCCCGGAATTAAGTGAGGTCGTAGATTTTATTGAAAAAATGAATTCACTTCAAAAGAACCATATCGGTTATTGTGGGAAAAAAGCAGATGAAATACGTAGCACGTTGGAAGAAGACTTTACGGATGTACCAGCAAGAGATGCATTTGTGGTAGCGATGGAAAATAATAAGGTCGTTGGGGTTTGTGGATTTGACGCTGATCTTGAACGAAGGAGTGCAGAGATTTGGGGACCTTTTGTAGACCATGATGATGCATTTCAGGTATCAAACTCGTTATGGATAGCACTTATGAAAAAGATCCCGAACGTTATACAAACTGTATCGTTATTTCCTGATAATCATAATAAAATGGTGTTAGACCTTGGTGCTGCATTAGAATTTAGATCAGTTAGTGATCAGGCAATATTGATTTGCACAAACCAATCCCTAAAGAAAATGAGTGACGATACTGTTATTAAGTTATCAGAAGCCCATTACAGTTCGTTGGTTAAATTGCATGATCAAATTTTTCCGGATACATATCTATCGGGGAAAGAAATGTTGGAAGGGTTGAATGAAGAAAACACGGTTTTTGGCATGGTTAATAACGGGAGTTTGATTGGATATATCTATGCAGAAGCCGATCCTAAATTTGGAGAGGGAAGTATTGAATTTTTTGGTGTTGACAGGCTGGCACAAGGCAAGGGAATAGGACTTGCACTTTTAGCAAAAGGACTGCAATGGTTATTCTCGTTCCCATCTATTGAAGAAACCACCCTTTGTGTTCGTTCTGATAACTCAAAGGCTATTCATCTATATAAAAAAGTCGGTTTCCAGGTTGAACATGAGCTTACATTACTTGAGAAAAAAATAGATGGCAGTGCATAA
- a CDS encoding HIT family protein translates to MESCVFCNIDLEPNQSIVLANEHCLFVQLEESRIKGNRLEGAGLIVPKKHRETVFDLTPQEWKATNSLLHEVKQYLDKKYKPQGYNLGWNCGEVGGQHIFHAHFHVIPRYEDEPLAGKGIRYMFKAKENQRKGY, encoded by the coding sequence ATGGAAAGCTGCGTGTTTTGTAATATAGATTTAGAACCAAATCAAAGTATTGTTTTAGCTAATGAACATTGTCTGTTTGTTCAATTAGAAGAATCTAGGATCAAAGGTAACAGGCTAGAAGGTGCAGGACTGATTGTTCCCAAAAAGCATAGGGAAACAGTGTTTGATTTAACCCCACAAGAATGGAAGGCAACAAACAGTCTTCTCCATGAAGTTAAACAATATTTGGATAAAAAATACAAACCTCAGGGATATAATCTTGGTTGGAACTGCGGAGAAGTAGGGGGACAGCATATTTTTCACGCTCATTTTCATGTTATACCAAGATATGAAGATGAACCACTTGCTGGTAAAGGAATTCGATATATGTTTAAAGCTAAAGAAAATCAAAGAAAAGGTTATTAA
- a CDS encoding DUF1062 domain-containing protein, which translates to MSFNHLITYEIIAQETPYIKRNCRKCKTNTAFYCSEKFRVNANQKTVDIWLIYNCIHCEGTWNYSILSRVNINKIDSLLIQKFMDNDKETIWYYAFQINKLRKLCNNVITDIRYELRKEKLDSLSDEITIKLCYKHDFGLRIDKLIAEIFGISRSTAKNLFQNGTILLNPNINMKSKIIDDLQITVMGDWYNGSS; encoded by the coding sequence ATGAGTTTTAATCATTTAATCACTTACGAGATCATTGCTCAGGAAACGCCTTATATAAAACGAAATTGTCGTAAATGTAAAACGAACACAGCGTTTTATTGCAGTGAGAAATTCAGGGTAAATGCGAATCAAAAAACAGTTGATATTTGGCTTATTTATAACTGTATACATTGTGAGGGAACCTGGAATTACTCTATTTTATCTAGAGTAAATATTAATAAAATTGATTCTTTGCTAATTCAAAAGTTTATGGATAATGATAAAGAAACAATCTGGTATTATGCTTTTCAAATCAATAAATTAAGAAAGCTGTGTAATAATGTAATAACAGATATACGATACGAGCTAAGAAAAGAAAAACTTGATTCACTATCTGACGAGATTACGATTAAACTTTGCTATAAACATGATTTTGGTCTTAGGATAGATAAACTAATAGCAGAAATCTTTGGCATTTCAAGGTCAACTGCAAAAAATTTGTTCCAGAACGGAACTATTTTACTAAATCCAAACATTAATATGAAGAGCAAAATTATAGATGATTTACAAATTACAGTAATGGGTGATTGGTACAATGGTTCATCTTGA
- a CDS encoding DinB family protein, producing the protein MDVRTFLLQQWASCLDEEDWFPPLENVLEDITFEQAIWKPDEGAMHSIWELVCHLLFYEKRYLMRFLGETVNEPQAENNESTFRLPTGTLENWKKTKQEYFFVHRELGKILAKSEHEDLYRQVPGEDNSLVLELKSLAMHNAYHIGQIVFLSKLQGVWAGKRSF; encoded by the coding sequence ATGGATGTAAGGACATTTTTGTTACAACAATGGGCAAGTTGCTTAGATGAAGAAGACTGGTTTCCACCACTTGAAAACGTGCTGGAGGATATCACTTTTGAACAGGCAATTTGGAAACCTGATGAGGGGGCAATGCATTCTATTTGGGAATTAGTTTGTCATTTACTTTTCTATGAAAAGAGATATCTCATGCGATTTCTAGGTGAAACAGTGAATGAACCACAGGCAGAAAATAATGAATCTACATTTCGATTACCAACTGGGACGTTAGAAAATTGGAAGAAAACAAAACAAGAATACTTTTTCGTCCATCGTGAACTTGGAAAAATACTAGCAAAATCAGAACATGAAGATTTGTATAGGCAAGTCCCAGGAGAAGATAATTCATTAGTGCTTGAACTGAAGAGTTTAGCAATGCATAACGCATATCATATTGGGCAAATTGTATTTCTTAGTAAACTGCAGGGGGTTTGGGCAGGGAAACGCAGCTTTTAA
- a CDS encoding GNAT family N-acetyltransferase produces MFFCGERIRLRKMSSTDYDVSIYHKWRNDIEVMQYTNPSLDVFTYADTENFVKSITESHNSKGYMIEEVTTEKPIGITSLINIDFGNRNAECIIDIGDKDYWNKGFGREAFSLLLDFAFNELNLHKVYLRVFSFNERAVRLYQKLGFHEEGKLKEQLYRDRVWHDVVFMGLLKRNYKK; encoded by the coding sequence ATGTTTTTTTGTGGGGAAAGAATTCGATTAAGGAAAATGTCCAGTACGGATTACGATGTTTCTATTTACCATAAGTGGAGAAATGATATAGAGGTTATGCAATATACCAATCCATCATTAGATGTTTTTACATATGCCGACACAGAAAACTTCGTCAAAAGTATAACAGAATCGCATAATTCAAAAGGCTACATGATTGAGGAAGTTACAACAGAAAAGCCAATTGGCATCACATCGCTTATTAACATTGATTTCGGAAACCGTAATGCTGAATGTATAATTGATATTGGAGATAAAGATTACTGGAATAAGGGGTTTGGACGGGAGGCTTTTTCGCTTTTATTGGATTTTGCTTTCAATGAATTAAATTTACATAAAGTGTATTTACGCGTATTTTCTTTTAATGAACGGGCGGTAAGACTATATCAAAAGCTTGGTTTTCATGAAGAAGGAAAATTAAAGGAACAACTATATCGTGACAGGGTTTGGCATGATGTTGTTTTTATGGGGCTTTTAAAAAGAAATTATAAGAAATAA